A portion of the Camelus ferus isolate YT-003-E chromosome 16, BCGSAC_Cfer_1.0, whole genome shotgun sequence genome contains these proteins:
- the LOC116669175 gene encoding C-Jun-amino-terminal kinase-interacting protein 4-like, translating into MELEDGVVYQEEPGGSGAVMSERVSGLAGSIYREFERLIGRYDEEVVKELMPLVVAVLENLDSVFAQDQEHQVELELLRDDNEQLITQYEREKALRKHAEEGSDRPLPVCGCIWKDCGIN; encoded by the exons ATGGAGCTGGAGGACGGTGTGGTGTATCAGGAGGAGCCCGGCGGTTCCGGGGCCGTGATGTCGGAGCGGGTGTCCGGCCTGGCTGGTTCCATCTACCGCGAGTTCGAGCGGCTCATCGGTCGCTACGACGAGGAGGTGGTCAAGGAGCTGATGCCACTGGTGGTGGCCGTGCTGGAGAACCTGGACTCGGTGTTCGCGCAGGACCAGGAGCACCAggtggagctggagctgctgcGGGACGACAACGAGCAGCTCATCACCCAGTACGAGCGAGAGAAGGCGCTGCGCAAGCACGCCGAGGAG GGCTCAGACAGACCCTTGCCAGTGTGTGGATGTATATGGAAAGACTGTGGAATTAACTAA